From the genome of Polynucleobacter sp. AM-7D1:
GTTTAGCTAGTTTTTTAGCTACCGCAATACCTAAATCTGGTTTAGCGCCTTGATCGGAAGATGCCAAATACAAACCCCAATACAAACTTGTCTTGGGGCGTGTTTTTAGTAACTCAGAAATCCTAGCGCTATTCAACTGCTAAATTAAACAGCCAGACGTTTACGGCCTTTAGCACGACGTGCATTTAATACTGCACGTCCGCTCTTGGTTTTCATACGAATACGAAATCCGTGGGTGCGTTTGCGACGTGTTACTGAGG
Proteins encoded in this window:
- the rpmH gene encoding 50S ribosomal protein L34, with amino-acid sequence MKRTYQPSVTRRKRTHGFRIRMKTKSGRAVLNARRAKGRKRLAV